CGCCGCGGCGGACGACATCCTGAGGGCGATACCTTTATCAGAAGGCAGGAAAGGGTTCCTGCCTTCGCAACAATAATTTCTCAAATTAGACATAGTTGAAATTAACAAGTTCGGCGTATGAATAGTCAATCCGCCTAATCCGGATTGACCTATAAACTGCAAACTTATAGCTGCCTATCGTCAATCTCCTCGCCTATCCGCGCGCTTAACCTGTCCGGTTATAAGCTGAACAGCGCTAAGCGAAATCACACTGAGAACCGAGCCTACCACAAATGGAATGCGATAGTCTATCATCCATAGAAGCCCGCCCATAACCGGGAATATCACCGCGCCTGTATGATTGATAGTAAAACCGACCGCCATACTCGGAGCAATATCGCGGGGATCGCCAATCTTCTGGAAGAATGTGCGAATCGCCATGGCAAAATTGAATAGGATATGATCGATGATATATAACAGGGCAACTAATAGCTTAGTTTCCACAACGGCATAAGCTAAAAAGACAAAAATCAGCGAGAAGTATTCGACAGAGAGAACCTTTCGCTCGCCAAAACGCACCACCGCTTTGCCAATCAGCGGACTGAGGAAATAGTTTATCGCATTGTTAATTATAAACAGGATAGTAATTTCCTGCACGTTAAACTCAAACTTTTTGACAAGCAGAAACAAAGCGAATGCAACAAATATCTGCCTTCGCGCACCCGCCATAAATGTTAGAAAATAATAAAGCCAGTAGCGTTTGCGAAGAATCATCCGTTTACGCTGAGTAACAATATTGGGACTGACCGGGTTTTGATTGAAACTCCACATGCCGATGATTAGTATCAAAACACCAATAGCAAGATACAGCTGTGCAAATGTTAGATATGATACCAGCAGGAATATTAAACTTCCAACCGCGATATTGGATGCCGCCCCAACACTGCGCATCCGGCCAAAAATCAAGGGCGATGTTTTTTTATCAAAGTATTGCAAGGTTAAGGATTGAAAAGTCGTCTCATAATAATGAAAACCCAAGCTCATTATAATCGTAGTGCCGATTAGGCCAAGATAGGATGGGAAAAGGCCGGTTATGCCAACACCTATACCTAAGGTTATAATTGATAATGACGAAATGCGATGCTCATTTAATAAAAGCATAACAAAAATCACCAGCAAAGCTAAGAACCCGGGGATTTCACGTATCGATTGAATAACGCCGATATGGCTGCCATCCAAACCGACAACCTTAACCGCGAAATTATCAAACAAGGTACGCCAAGCCTGTAAACCCAACGATGAGCTAATAGTAAGCGCCATCAGGAAATGATACATTGAGCGGTTGGGAAGTTTGCTTGAGTCTGTCATATATGAATTATTAATTTAGCCAAACCGATTAGAAAGTCAAGCAGTCTTATAATTGGGAATTGCCCGCAGCGTCAGTCCTCCTAAGGCGGATTTCCTGACGACATTGGTATACACATAACAGAAGGCAGGAAAGGGTTCCTGCCTTCGCGCTAAATACCTGTTCTCCAATTTTCCGGGATTACTCATGTTACCTC
The nucleotide sequence above comes from Candidatus Zixiibacteriota bacterium. Encoded proteins:
- a CDS encoding MFS transporter; translation: MTDSSKLPNRSMYHFLMALTISSSLGLQAWRTLFDNFAVKVVGLDGSHIGVIQSIREIPGFLALLVIFVMLLLNEHRISSLSIITLGIGVGITGLFPSYLGLIGTTIIMSLGFHYYETTFQSLTLQYFDKKTSPLIFGRMRSVGAASNIAVGSLIFLLVSYLTFAQLYLAIGVLILIIGMWSFNQNPVSPNIVTQRKRMILRKRYWLYYFLTFMAGARRQIFVAFALFLLVKKFEFNVQEITILFIINNAINYFLSPLIGKAVVRFGERKVLSVEYFSLIFVFLAYAVVETKLLVALLYIIDHILFNFAMAIRTFFQKIGDPRDIAPSMAVGFTINHTGAVIFPVMGGLLWMIDYRIPFVVGSVLSVISLSAVQLITGQVKRADRRGD